One segment of Mycolicibacterium sp. YH-1 DNA contains the following:
- a CDS encoding isoprenylcysteine carboxylmethyltransferase family protein, translated as MKAIARVLAFGLVELAVFGLVLFGLAGTVDYWQAWVFLVVFALSTWIPTIYLLRANPAAHQRRKHAGPVAESRTVQKLLIACWYSSLAAMVVVSALDHRFGWSSVPAAVCLVGDILVVVGLGVTSLVVIQNGFAASTVQVESDQKVVSTGLYGLVRHPMYTGNVITIIGFPLALGSYWGLVPVIPGLIVLILRIRDEEKLLVEELDGYREYTQKARYRLVPHMW; from the coding sequence GTGAAGGCCATTGCGAGAGTGTTGGCGTTCGGGCTTGTCGAACTCGCCGTGTTCGGCCTGGTGCTGTTCGGGCTCGCCGGAACGGTCGACTACTGGCAAGCATGGGTTTTTCTAGTGGTGTTCGCCCTTTCGACATGGATCCCCACCATCTACCTGCTGCGTGCGAACCCCGCTGCGCACCAACGGCGCAAGCATGCGGGACCGGTGGCCGAATCCCGCACGGTGCAAAAACTCCTCATTGCCTGCTGGTACTCGTCGCTCGCGGCAATGGTCGTCGTGAGTGCTCTGGACCATCGCTTCGGCTGGTCGTCGGTGCCAGCGGCAGTCTGCCTGGTCGGCGATATCCTGGTCGTCGTCGGACTGGGTGTGACAAGCCTGGTGGTCATTCAGAACGGCTTCGCAGCCTCCACCGTCCAGGTGGAGTCTGACCAGAAGGTCGTCTCCACCGGTCTGTACGGGCTGGTGCGCCACCCCATGTACACCGGCAACGTGATCACGATAATCGGATTCCCCCTCGCGCTCGGCTCCTACTGGGGACTCGTCCCCGTCATTCCCGGCCTGATCGTGCTCATCCTGCGGATCCGCGACGAGGAGAAACTGCTCGTCGAGGAGTTGGACGGATACCGCGAGTACACGCAGAAGGCGCGCTATCGCCTTGTGCCACATATGTGGTGA
- a CDS encoding hemolysin III family protein: MNTSVDMADEAQQPPPRAYAEDLPEAVADGVAQFLGKPRARGWIHVYSAIVATIAGAALVSVSWSVESTRAGLATLLYTFTIVAMFAVSGTYHRVTWKSPAARTWMKRLDHSMIFIFIAGSYTPFALLALPSEKGMVLFWIVWGGAFAGVLLKMLWPTAPAWVGVPLYLLLGWVAAWFIGPIMDGAGVAAVVLLIVGGALYSVGGVFYGLKWPNPWPTTFGHHEFFHACTAVAAICHYIAMWFAVF; encoded by the coding sequence ATGAATACATCAGTCGACATGGCGGACGAGGCACAGCAGCCGCCGCCGCGTGCATACGCAGAGGACCTCCCAGAAGCGGTCGCCGATGGCGTCGCCCAGTTCCTGGGTAAGCCGCGGGCTCGTGGCTGGATTCACGTGTACTCCGCGATTGTGGCGACCATCGCAGGCGCCGCCCTGGTGTCGGTGTCGTGGTCGGTGGAGTCGACCCGGGCCGGCCTGGCGACGCTGCTCTACACGTTCACGATCGTCGCGATGTTCGCCGTCAGTGGCACGTATCACCGAGTGACGTGGAAGTCGCCAGCGGCGCGCACGTGGATGAAGCGGCTCGACCACTCGATGATCTTCATATTCATCGCGGGCAGCTACACGCCGTTCGCCCTTCTGGCACTCCCGTCGGAGAAGGGGATGGTGCTGTTCTGGATCGTGTGGGGCGGCGCGTTCGCGGGCGTGCTGCTGAAGATGCTCTGGCCCACCGCGCCGGCCTGGGTCGGCGTCCCGCTGTACCTGCTGCTGGGTTGGGTGGCCGCGTGGTTCATCGGGCCGATCATGGACGGCGCAGGTGTCGCAGCGGTGGTGCTGCTCATCGTCGGTGGAGCGCTCTACAGCGTCGGCGGCGTGTTCTATGGCCTGAAATGGCCGAACCCGTGGCCGACGACGTTCGGCCATCACGAGTTCTTCCACGCCTGCACCGCGGTTGCCGCGATCTGCCACTACATCGCGATGTGGTTCGCGGTCTTCTGA
- a CDS encoding (2Z,6E)-farnesyl diphosphate synthase — MDLIPPRLKEPAYRLYEMRLRYELAHAKAELPRHVAVLCDGNRRWARDAGHDDVSYGYRVGAAKIAEMLRWCQETGVEMATVYLLSTENLQRDPAELSALIEIITDVVEQICAPANHWSVRTVGDLELLGEEPARRLRDAVDGTIATAAPGALAVNVAVGYGGRQEIVDAVRALLSKELANGVTGEGLVDAVTVDAISENVYTSGQPDPDLVIRTSGEQRLSGFLLWQSAYSEMWFTEAHWPAFRRVDFLRALRDYTMRHRRYGV; from the coding sequence GTGGATCTCATTCCGCCGCGTCTCAAGGAACCGGCATACCGGCTGTACGAGATGCGGCTCCGATATGAACTGGCGCACGCCAAGGCCGAACTGCCCCGTCACGTCGCCGTTCTGTGCGACGGAAACCGGCGCTGGGCCCGAGACGCGGGCCATGACGACGTCAGCTACGGCTACCGCGTGGGGGCGGCGAAGATCGCCGAGATGCTGCGCTGGTGCCAGGAGACGGGCGTCGAGATGGCGACGGTGTATCTGCTGTCGACCGAGAACCTGCAGCGCGATCCCGCCGAACTGTCCGCACTCATCGAGATCATCACCGACGTCGTCGAGCAGATCTGTGCACCCGCCAACCATTGGAGTGTGCGCACCGTCGGCGATCTGGAACTGCTCGGGGAGGAACCGGCCCGACGGCTGCGCGACGCCGTCGACGGCACGATCGCGACGGCGGCCCCGGGAGCGTTGGCCGTCAACGTCGCCGTCGGCTACGGCGGTCGTCAGGAGATCGTCGATGCGGTCCGCGCGTTGCTGAGTAAGGAACTGGCCAACGGTGTGACGGGTGAGGGTCTGGTCGATGCGGTCACCGTTGACGCCATCTCCGAGAACGTCTACACCTCCGGTCAGCCCGATCCCGATCTGGTCATCAGAACCTCGGGGGAGCAGCGGCTGTCGGGATTCCTGCTGTGGCAGAGCGCCTATTCGGAGATGTGGTTCACCGAGGCGCACTGGCCGGCCTTTCGCCGGGTCGACTTCCTGCGTGCACTGCGCGACTACACCATGCGGCACCGCAGGTACGGCGTGTAG
- a CDS encoding IS481 family transposase, translating to MAQKVTAMDIRTATALAGQVENVAEFCRRQQISRQTFYKWRARFRDDGVPGLQDRSRRPLSSPGQTGAAVEEMVLLKRKQLFEQGGDHGPQSIVWSLRREGRGVVPSRATVWRILTRHGVITPAPQKRPRSATKRFTFDRPNECWQSDWTQWALADGSPVAIAGSIDDHSRYLTALQAAAGAGSTELVWAVMLAGISECAVPAMSLTDNGFMYTGRLRGYESTFEANLRALGTRTINSTPYHPQTCGKIERFWQTLKKWLRARRAPATVEALNDLLDRFRAFYNHHRPHRAHRGATPAEAFAATEAARPAARPLPAPIFVSSHIVGERSGNLFVPPYKVNVGLRWAGHTCDSIRDGDHIAIFSGTTLIRELTADPTRQYQPGDKNTRTYRAREPKPSP from the coding sequence ATGGCCCAGAAGGTGACGGCGATGGACATCCGTACCGCGACGGCGTTGGCCGGGCAAGTGGAGAACGTGGCGGAGTTCTGCCGCCGCCAGCAGATCAGTCGGCAGACGTTCTACAAGTGGCGGGCTCGGTTCCGCGACGATGGCGTCCCAGGGCTGCAGGATCGCTCACGACGACCGTTGTCCTCGCCAGGTCAGACCGGTGCGGCAGTCGAGGAGATGGTGCTGCTCAAGCGCAAGCAGCTTTTCGAGCAGGGAGGTGATCACGGCCCGCAGTCGATCGTGTGGTCGCTTCGTCGCGAGGGCCGCGGCGTCGTGCCCTCGCGGGCCACGGTGTGGCGGATCCTGACCCGTCATGGCGTGATCACACCGGCGCCGCAGAAGCGCCCGCGCTCGGCGACCAAACGGTTCACCTTCGATCGGCCCAACGAGTGCTGGCAGTCCGACTGGACCCAGTGGGCGTTGGCCGACGGCTCCCCGGTGGCCATCGCGGGCAGTATCGATGACCACTCGCGCTACCTGACCGCGCTTCAGGCGGCGGCGGGTGCGGGTTCCACCGAACTGGTGTGGGCGGTGATGCTGGCCGGTATCAGCGAGTGCGCAGTACCGGCAATGTCGTTGACCGACAACGGGTTCATGTACACCGGGCGACTGCGCGGCTATGAGTCGACATTCGAGGCCAACCTGCGCGCCCTGGGCACCCGCACCATCAACTCCACCCCCTATCACCCTCAGACCTGCGGCAAGATCGAGAGGTTCTGGCAGACCCTGAAGAAGTGGCTTCGGGCCCGCCGGGCACCGGCCACCGTCGAAGCGCTCAACGACCTGCTCGACCGGTTCCGAGCCTTCTACAACCACCACCGTCCGCACCGAGCCCACCGCGGCGCCACCCCGGCCGAGGCCTTCGCCGCCACCGAAGCCGCCCGACCCGCAGCACGTCCGCTGCCGGCACCAATCTTCGTGAGCAGCCACATCGTCGGGGAACGCTCGGGCAACCTGTTCGTCCCGCCCTACAAAGTCAACGTCGGCCTGCGCTGGGCTGGACACACCTGCGACAGCATCCGCGACGGCGACCACATCGCCATCTTCAGCGGCACGACGCTGATCAGGGAACTCACCGCCGACCCCACCCGCCAGTACCAACCCGGTGACAAAAACACGCGAACCTACCGCGCCCGCGAACCCAAACCATCACCATGA
- the coaA gene encoding type I pantothenate kinase, translated as MARTSEPSPYVEFDRIQWRSLRMSTPLKLNENDVKGLRGLGEQLDLLEVEEVYLPLARLIHLQVAARQRLFAATAEFLGEPQQNPDRPVPFVIGVAGSVAVGKSTTARVLQALLARWEHHPRVDLVTTDGFLYSNSELVRRNLMHRKGFPESYDRRGLMRFVTAVKSGADQACAPVYSHLLYDIVPDEKQTIRHPDILILEGLNVLQTGPALMVSDLFDFSVYVDARIEDIEGWYVSRFLAMRAGAFADPQSHFHHYSTLTDEQAIFAARDIWHSINRPNLIENILPTRPRATLVLRKDADHAINRLRLRKL; from the coding sequence ATGGCGCGGACGAGCGAGCCGAGTCCGTATGTCGAGTTCGACCGGATTCAATGGCGTTCACTTCGTATGTCGACCCCGCTCAAGCTCAACGAGAACGACGTCAAGGGCCTGCGCGGCCTGGGCGAGCAGCTCGACCTCCTCGAGGTCGAAGAGGTCTACCTCCCGCTGGCCCGGTTGATCCACCTGCAGGTGGCCGCTCGGCAGCGCCTGTTCGCCGCCACCGCCGAGTTCCTTGGCGAGCCCCAGCAGAATCCGGACCGTCCCGTGCCGTTCGTGATCGGCGTCGCGGGCAGCGTCGCGGTCGGCAAGTCCACCACGGCCCGCGTGCTGCAGGCACTGTTGGCGCGCTGGGAGCACCATCCGCGCGTCGACCTCGTCACCACTGACGGATTCCTCTACTCAAACTCCGAACTGGTGCGTCGAAACCTGATGCATCGCAAGGGTTTTCCGGAGAGTTACGACCGTCGCGGATTGATGCGCTTCGTCACGGCGGTCAAGTCCGGCGCCGACCAGGCATGCGCCCCGGTGTACTCACATCTGTTGTACGACATCGTGCCCGACGAGAAGCAGACGATCCGCCATCCCGACATCCTGATCCTCGAGGGCCTCAACGTCCTCCAGACCGGGCCCGCGTTGATGGTGTCGGACCTGTTCGACTTCTCCGTCTACGTCGACGCCCGCATCGAGGACATCGAGGGCTGGTACGTGTCGAGGTTCCTGGCGATGCGCGCCGGTGCCTTCGCCGACCCGCAGTCACACTTCCACCACTACTCGACGCTGACCGACGAACAGGCGATCTTCGCCGCCCGCGACATCTGGCACTCGATCAACCGGCCCAACCTCATCGAGAACATCCTGCCGACTCGGCCGCGAGCGACGCTGGTGCTGCGCAAGGACGCCGACCACGCGATCAACCGGTTGCGCCTCCGCAAGCTCTAA
- a CDS encoding DUF885 domain-containing protein, with amino-acid sequence MDATTVIRDYLLLGLRFDRIEEGYVDSFTGDPALRRAVESEPTPDPAALAREAQRLLAEVPRVDGLDPARADYLAAHLKALACAGRKFAGEDVGFVEEVRDYFDVDIVKGDPDRYSEAHRKLEEAVGGSGSLAGRMQAHRAAEEIPPARLEECIHAFSSALRDRVRVDYPLPAAETITYEVVTDKPWSGFNYYEGDYRSTVAVNADLKQQMSNLPRLVAHESYPGHHTEHCRKEAGLVEGQGQAEQTIFLVNTPQCLMAEGLADLALHAAIGPNWGSWAAEVYADLGLRFDGERAEAISAASVALADVRQDAALMLHDEHRDADEVVAFLQRWLLVNEERARQAMRFLSSPLWRAYTSTYVEGYRLLRGWLDDRPEGVTVTERFGRLLDEPLIPSSLRA; translated from the coding sequence ATGGACGCCACCACCGTGATCCGCGACTATCTGCTGCTTGGTCTGCGATTCGACCGCATCGAGGAGGGCTACGTGGACTCCTTCACGGGCGATCCCGCGCTGCGCCGTGCCGTCGAGTCCGAACCCACCCCCGATCCCGCCGCGCTGGCCCGCGAGGCCCAGCGGCTGCTCGCCGAGGTACCGCGGGTCGACGGCCTGGACCCGGCGCGCGCCGACTACCTCGCCGCGCATCTGAAGGCACTGGCCTGCGCGGGGCGCAAGTTCGCGGGGGAGGACGTCGGGTTCGTCGAGGAGGTGCGCGACTACTTCGACGTCGACATCGTCAAGGGTGACCCCGACCGCTACAGCGAGGCGCACCGCAAGCTCGAGGAGGCGGTCGGCGGCAGCGGATCGCTCGCCGGCCGGATGCAGGCCCACCGCGCCGCCGAGGAGATTCCGCCCGCGCGCCTCGAGGAGTGCATCCACGCCTTCTCCAGCGCACTGCGCGACAGGGTGCGGGTCGACTACCCGCTGCCCGCCGCCGAGACCATCACCTACGAGGTGGTCACCGACAAGCCGTGGTCGGGCTTCAACTACTACGAGGGCGACTACCGGTCGACCGTCGCGGTGAACGCCGACCTCAAACAGCAGATGTCGAACCTGCCGCGTCTGGTCGCCCATGAGTCCTACCCCGGACACCACACTGAGCACTGCCGCAAGGAAGCCGGCCTCGTCGAGGGCCAAGGGCAGGCCGAGCAGACCATCTTCCTGGTCAACACGCCGCAGTGCCTGATGGCCGAGGGGCTCGCCGACCTCGCCCTGCACGCGGCGATCGGCCCGAACTGGGGGTCGTGGGCCGCCGAGGTGTACGCCGACCTGGGACTGCGCTTCGACGGTGAACGCGCGGAGGCCATCTCGGCGGCGTCGGTTGCGCTGGCCGACGTCCGCCAGGACGCCGCACTGATGCTGCATGACGAACACCGTGACGCCGACGAGGTGGTCGCGTTCCTGCAGCGCTGGCTGCTGGTCAACGAGGAGCGGGCACGCCAGGCCATGCGATTCCTGTCGTCACCCCTGTGGCGGGCCTACACCAGCACCTATGTCGAGGGCTACCGGTTGCTGCGGGGCTGGCTGGACGACCGGCCCGAGGGCGTCACCGTCACTGAGCGCTTCGGCCGGCTGCTCGACGAACCGCTGATCCCGTCGAGTCTGCGCGCTTGA
- a CDS encoding glycine hydroxymethyltransferase, with protein sequence MTADTSATPYVAPGAEYAATASEAYQAALRVIESVEPRVAAATRKELADQRDSLKLIASENYASPAVLLTMGTWMSDKYAEGTVGHRFYAACQNVDTVEALAAEHARELFGAPYAYAQPHSGIDANLVAFWAILATRIEAPELAELGAKNVNDLSEADWEKLRAKLGNQRLLGMSLDTGGHLTHGFRPNISGKMFHQRSYGTDPETGLIDYDVVAAAAREFKPLILVAGYSAYPRRVNFAKMREIADEVGATLMVDMAHFAGLVAGKVFTGDEDPVPHAHVTTTTTHKSLRGPRGGLVLATEEYAPAVDKGCPMVLGGPLSHVMAAKAVALAEARQPEFQGYAQRVADNAKSLAEGFLKRDARLVTGGTDNHIVLLDVTSFGLTGRQAESALLDAGVVTNRNSIPNDPNGAWYSSGIRFGTPALTTRGFGAADFDRVAELVVDVLSNTQPAAGPSGPSKAKYLLAEGTADRVHAASAELLNANPLYPGLTL encoded by the coding sequence ATGACCGCTGACACCTCCGCGACGCCGTACGTGGCCCCCGGCGCCGAGTACGCCGCTACCGCTAGCGAGGCCTACCAGGCCGCCCTTCGAGTCATCGAGTCCGTCGAACCGCGCGTCGCCGCGGCGACGCGCAAAGAACTTGCTGACCAACGTGATTCGCTCAAGCTGATCGCCAGCGAGAACTACGCCTCACCCGCGGTGCTGCTGACAATGGGCACCTGGATGTCCGACAAGTACGCCGAGGGCACCGTCGGGCACCGCTTCTACGCGGCGTGCCAGAACGTCGACACCGTCGAGGCGCTGGCCGCCGAGCACGCGCGCGAACTGTTCGGTGCGCCCTACGCCTACGCCCAGCCGCACTCCGGAATCGACGCCAACCTGGTCGCGTTCTGGGCCATCCTCGCCACCCGCATCGAGGCCCCGGAACTCGCCGAGTTGGGCGCCAAGAACGTCAACGACCTCTCGGAGGCGGACTGGGAGAAGCTGCGCGCCAAGCTCGGCAACCAGCGCCTGCTCGGTATGTCGCTGGACACCGGTGGCCACCTCACGCACGGCTTCCGGCCCAACATCTCCGGCAAGATGTTCCATCAGCGCAGCTACGGCACTGACCCCGAGACCGGCCTGATCGACTACGACGTGGTCGCCGCGGCAGCTCGCGAGTTCAAGCCGCTGATTCTGGTGGCCGGTTACTCCGCCTATCCGCGCCGGGTGAACTTCGCCAAGATGCGCGAGATCGCCGACGAGGTCGGCGCCACCCTGATGGTCGACATGGCGCACTTCGCCGGTCTGGTCGCGGGCAAGGTGTTCACCGGCGACGAGGATCCGGTGCCCCACGCTCACGTCACCACCACGACGACGCACAAGTCACTGCGCGGCCCGCGCGGCGGCCTGGTGCTGGCGACCGAGGAGTACGCCCCGGCCGTCGACAAGGGTTGCCCGATGGTGCTGGGCGGGCCGCTGTCGCACGTGATGGCCGCCAAGGCCGTGGCGCTGGCCGAGGCCCGTCAGCCCGAGTTTCAGGGTTACGCGCAGCGCGTCGCGGATAACGCGAAATCGCTCGCCGAGGGCTTCCTGAAGCGTGACGCGCGTCTGGTCACCGGCGGCACCGACAACCACATCGTCCTGCTCGACGTCACGTCGTTCGGCCTGACCGGCCGCCAGGCCGAGTCGGCGCTGCTCGACGCCGGCGTGGTCACCAACCGCAACTCGATCCCGAACGACCCGAACGGCGCGTGGTACTCCAGCGGTATCCGGTTCGGCACGCCCGCACTGACCACACGCGGATTCGGCGCCGCCGACTTCGACCGGGTGGCCGAACTGGTCGTCGACGTCCTGTCCAACACCCAGCCCGCGGCGGGTCCGTCGGGGCCGTCCAAGGCCAAGTACCTGTTGGCCGAGGGCACCGCCGATCGGGTGCATGCGGCGTCGGCCGAGTTGTTGAACGCCAACCCCCTGTATCCGGGGCTGACGCTCTAA
- a CDS encoding acyl-ACP desaturase encodes MAEKPVANALTLELEPVVAENLQRHLATEDLWFGHDYVPWEQGENFAFLGGRDWEPSDVTLPKPVTDALEILLINKDNLAGVHRELVDHFILDEQWGRFLGRWTAEEHLHAIVLRNYLVVTREIDPSANEDVRVEHVMKGYRADSYTQIETLAFMALWERAHAVFCRNLEAQIEEPVLKGLMGRIATDEERHEQFFHNLVAHCLTEHRDETVAAIAARAADFGPVGGDIDAYQDKVAQVADAGIFDADALRAVISDRVQAWGLADEPDLRQFVTQ; translated from the coding sequence ATGGCAGAGAAGCCGGTAGCGAACGCGCTGACCCTTGAGCTGGAACCCGTCGTGGCGGAGAACTTGCAGCGGCACCTCGCGACCGAGGACCTCTGGTTCGGCCACGATTACGTGCCGTGGGAACAGGGCGAGAACTTCGCGTTCCTCGGCGGTCGTGACTGGGAGCCGTCGGACGTCACGCTGCCCAAGCCTGTCACCGACGCCCTCGAGATCCTGCTCATCAACAAGGACAACCTCGCGGGTGTCCACCGTGAGCTCGTCGACCACTTCATCCTGGACGAGCAGTGGGGCCGCTTCCTGGGCCGCTGGACCGCCGAGGAGCACCTGCACGCCATCGTGCTGCGCAACTACCTCGTGGTGACACGCGAGATCGATCCGTCGGCCAATGAGGACGTCCGCGTCGAGCACGTGATGAAGGGCTACCGCGCCGACTCGTACACCCAGATCGAGACCCTGGCGTTCATGGCTCTCTGGGAGCGGGCGCACGCCGTGTTCTGCCGCAATCTCGAGGCGCAGATCGAGGAGCCGGTGCTCAAGGGTCTGATGGGCCGAATCGCCACCGATGAGGAACGCCATGAGCAGTTCTTTCACAACCTGGTGGCCCACTGCCTGACTGAGCACCGAGACGAGACGGTCGCCGCCATCGCCGCGCGTGCCGCGGACTTCGGGCCGGTCGGCGGCGATATCGACGCATACCAGGACAAGGTGGCCCAAGTCGCCGATGCCGGGATCTTCGACGCCGACGCCCTGCGCGCAGTGATCTCCGATCGCGTCCAGGCATGGGGTCTGGCCGACGAGCCTGACCTTCGCCAGTTCGTCACGCAGTAG
- a CDS encoding PhoH family protein produces the protein MTESSVRTYVLDTSVLLSDPWAITRFAEHEVVVPLVVISELEGKRHHHELGWFARQALRLFDDLRIEHGRLDEPIPVGTQGGTLQVELNHSDPTVLPLGFRTDTNDARILTCAANLAAEGKRVTLVSKDIPLRVKAGAVGLPADEYHAQDVVTSGWTGMAEVDVVGDEVDALFAEGEIDLAEARDLPCHTGIRLLGGNSHALGRVTAEKRVQLVRGDREVFGLRGRSAEQRVALDLLLDESVGIVSLGGKAGTGKSALALCAGLEAVLERRTQRKVVVFRPLYAVGGQELGYLPGSEAEKMGPWAQAVFDTLEGLASPAVLEEVLSRGMLEVLPLTHIRGRSLHDSFVIVDEAQSLERNVLLTVLSRLGSGSRVVLTHDVAQRDNLRVGRHDGVAAVIEKLKGHPLFAHITLLRSERSPIAALVTEMLEEISPGALP, from the coding sequence GTGACTGAATCGTCCGTTCGGACCTATGTGCTCGACACCTCTGTGCTGCTGTCTGATCCGTGGGCAATCACGCGATTTGCCGAGCACGAAGTGGTGGTTCCCCTGGTGGTCATCAGCGAACTCGAGGGTAAACGACACCATCACGAGCTCGGCTGGTTCGCCCGTCAGGCTCTGCGGTTGTTCGATGACCTTCGGATCGAGCACGGGCGGCTGGATGAGCCGATTCCCGTTGGGACGCAGGGCGGCACACTGCAGGTCGAGCTGAACCACAGCGACCCGACAGTGCTCCCTCTTGGCTTCCGGACCGACACCAACGACGCGCGCATCCTCACCTGCGCCGCCAACCTCGCCGCCGAGGGCAAGCGAGTGACGTTGGTGAGCAAGGACATTCCGCTGCGCGTCAAGGCAGGTGCGGTCGGCCTGCCCGCCGACGAGTACCACGCCCAGGACGTCGTCACCTCCGGCTGGACCGGTATGGCCGAGGTGGACGTGGTGGGCGACGAGGTGGACGCCCTGTTCGCCGAGGGTGAGATCGACCTCGCGGAGGCTCGAGACCTACCCTGCCACACAGGTATTCGCCTTCTGGGCGGTAACTCGCACGCCCTCGGCAGGGTGACGGCCGAGAAGCGGGTGCAGCTGGTTCGAGGGGACAGGGAGGTGTTCGGCCTCCGGGGAAGGTCGGCCGAGCAGCGCGTGGCCCTGGACCTGCTGCTCGACGAGTCGGTCGGCATCGTGTCGCTGGGTGGCAAGGCGGGGACCGGCAAGTCGGCCCTGGCCCTGTGCGCCGGCCTGGAGGCGGTGCTCGAGCGTCGGACACAGCGCAAGGTCGTGGTGTTCCGCCCGCTCTACGCGGTCGGCGGCCAGGAACTCGGGTACCTGCCCGGCAGCGAGGCCGAGAAGATGGGGCCCTGGGCGCAGGCGGTGTTCGACACCCTCGAGGGGCTGGCCAGCCCGGCGGTCCTGGAGGAGGTGCTCTCGCGCGGCATGCTCGAGGTGCTGCCGCTGACGCACATCCGCGGCCGCTCGCTACACGACTCCTTCGTCATCGTCGACGAGGCCCAGTCACTCGAGCGCAACGTCCTGCTGACGGTGCTGTCCCGTCTGGGCTCCGGGTCGCGGGTGGTGCTCACGCACGACGTCGCCCAGCGCGACAACCTGCGTGTCGGCCGCCACGACGGCGTCGCGGCGGTCATCGAGAAGCTCAAGGGGCACCCGTTGTTCGCCCACATCACGCTGCTGCGCAGTGAGCGCTCGCCGATCGCGGCGCTGGTCACCGAGATGCTGGAGGAGATCAGCCCCGGCGCCCTGCCGTGA
- a CDS encoding polysaccharide deacetylase family protein, with protein MRKRPDSSAWSYWRMVAGVCAGVAIVVVGGLTGHVKLATPAEAADDVDCAVVKCVALTFDDGPSPYTDRLLSILADNGAKSTFFLIGNKVAANPDGAKRIADAGMEIGSHTWEHPNMTTIPPADIPAQFSRANDAIEAATGQRPTLVRTAGGLINASVLAEAKKQGLADVNWDVIPFDWANDANLAATRALLMSQIKPNSVVLFHDTYSSTVDLVYQFIPVLRANGYHLVTVSHMLGPLAPGTAYGSRENGPPVNVLHDVAPADIPALPNTPSPAPMPNIPITDIEGQNSGGPNNGA; from the coding sequence GTGCGCAAGCGGCCCGACAGTTCAGCGTGGTCGTACTGGCGCATGGTCGCGGGCGTCTGCGCTGGCGTGGCCATCGTGGTCGTCGGCGGCCTCACCGGGCACGTCAAGCTGGCCACCCCGGCCGAAGCGGCCGACGACGTGGACTGTGCGGTGGTCAAGTGCGTCGCGTTGACGTTCGACGACGGGCCGAGCCCCTACACCGACCGGCTGCTCTCGATCTTGGCGGACAACGGCGCGAAGTCGACCTTCTTCCTGATCGGCAACAAGGTGGCGGCCAACCCGGACGGGGCCAAGCGCATCGCCGACGCGGGCATGGAGATCGGCAGTCACACCTGGGAACACCCCAATATGACCACCATTCCGCCAGCCGATATCCCGGCCCAGTTCAGCAGGGCCAATGACGCTATCGAGGCGGCGACGGGTCAGCGGCCGACCCTGGTCCGGACGGCAGGCGGGTTGATCAACGCCTCGGTTCTCGCCGAGGCCAAGAAACAGGGGCTGGCCGACGTCAACTGGGACGTCATCCCATTCGACTGGGCTAACGACGCCAACCTCGCAGCCACTCGCGCCCTGCTGATGAGCCAGATCAAGCCGAACTCGGTGGTGTTGTTCCACGACACCTATTCCTCGACGGTCGACCTGGTCTACCAGTTCATCCCGGTGCTGCGGGCCAACGGCTACCACCTCGTGACGGTCAGCCACATGCTCGGCCCGCTGGCGCCGGGAACCGCCTACGGCAGCCGGGAGAACGGCCCGCCCGTCAACGTTCTGCACGATGTCGCGCCCGCAGACATTCCGGCGCTGCCGAACACACCGTCGCCCGCACCGATGCCGAACATCCCGATCACCGATATCGAGGGGCAGAACTCCGGCGGCCCCAACAACGGCGCCTGA